The following coding sequences lie in one Metopolophium dirhodum isolate CAU chromosome 5, ASM1992520v1, whole genome shotgun sequence genomic window:
- the LOC132944655 gene encoding uncharacterized protein LOC132944655 gives MSKIIKINEKGTKIVVDGYAYTLQHTLSKTKRWKCSNKTKYNCPGTLSSSMILTNPVLQIEHNHAGNKQVKIIEKFKNDIKLRSRKTCDKPSHIFAEAVSQIPAEALLFLPKESVAKRTIRNQRTNNNPALNCINDIVIESKYNLLLKYSVRLQSFFRAKQTTHNLRGTLKSYDWALVIGQRFLLADNKSTTGERIVLFATDDSLKMLTDAKTWYCDGNFNLSPKYFIQLYVIRVQKNDSYITAVYCLLERKSMSIYEEMFKLILTKCAEHELFPDPTHLMLILKKL, from the exons atgtctaaaatcataaaaatcaacGAAAAAGGCACTAAAATAGTTGTGGATGGTTATGCATATACCCTTCAACATAcgttatcaaaaacaaaaaggtGGAAATGCAGCAATAAAACAAAGTATAATTGCCCGGGAACACTATCTTCATCGATGATCTTAACGAATCCTGTACTTCAAATTGAACACAATCACGCGGGGAATAAGCAagtgaaaataattgaaaaatttaaaaacgacaTCAAATTACGATCACGAAAAACTTGTGACAAACCGAGTCATATATTTGCGGAAGCTGTAAGTCAAATACCAGCTGAAGCTCTATTGTTTTTACCAAAAGAAAGTGTAGCAAAACGAACAATTAGAAATCAAAGAACTAATAATAATCCTGCATTAAATTGCATAAATGATATTGTTATAgaaagtaaatacaatttattattaaaatatagtgtgAGATTACAGAGCTTTTTTAGAGCTAAGCAAACCACCCACAACTTGAGGGGAACACTCAAGTCGT ATGACTGGGCTTTAGTTATTGGACAACGGTTTTTATTGGctgataataaatcaacaacTGGTGAAAGAATTGTATTGTTTGCAACAGATGACAGCTTGAAAATGTTGACAGATGCCAAAACGTGGTATTGCGATGGTAATTTTAACCTTAGTcctaaatatttcatacaactTTATGTGATAAGAGttcaaaaaaatgattcatATATAACTGCAGTGTACTGTCTTCTTGAACGCAAGTCAATGTCTATTTATGAAGAAATGTTCAAACTTATTTTAACTAAATGTGCAGAGCACGAATTATTTCCCGATCCAACCCACTTAatgttgattttgaaaaagctcTAA